From the genome of Hemiscyllium ocellatum isolate sHemOce1 chromosome 15, sHemOce1.pat.X.cur, whole genome shotgun sequence, one region includes:
- the LOC132822631 gene encoding LOW QUALITY PROTEIN: histamine H3 receptor-like (The sequence of the model RefSeq protein was modified relative to this genomic sequence to represent the inferred CDS: inserted 1 base in 1 codon; substituted 1 base at 1 genomic stop codon) has translation MAKLGTLYAITWAVPLLNASLRAEVNSSQYLPSNLSLITGLAGRPPFYQFSATSAALLITLMVLLVVVTTFGNALVILAFVVDKSLRSQNNFFPLNLSISDFSVGSLYSIPGAFCIPLYIPYVLTGRWVLHKTGCEFWLVIDYLLCTSSVFNMVLISYGRFNCETRPMSFISSSAREEKKCSIKMMLLWLTAFLLYGPAITAWEYIIGRSFGPEGECYAEFYYNWYFLITVSTVEFFVPFISVMYFNLSISLKVQKXIRTQSNNFWNTTQSKPSLENLEANFDSACSLKPFSKRKIKLISQNVVQHFRLSRDKQIAKSLAVIVCISDICWXPYTLLMAVRAGCHGTCIALDWYESSFWFLWINSAINPILYPLCHKSFKRAFIKLFCPRKQALQPNKSTPT, from the exons ATGGCCAAACTGGGGACCCTGTATGCGATCACCTGGGCAGTGCCGCTGCTGAATGCCTCTCTTCGTGCTGAAGTGAACAGCTCCCAGTACTTGCCCTCCAACCTCTCCCTCATCACCGGCTTAGCCGGACGCCCCCCTTTCTACCAATTCTCGGCCACCTCCGCCGCTCTCCTGATCACTTTGATGGTTCTCCTTGTGGTCGTCACCACATTCGGGAATGCTTTGGTGATCCTGGCCTTTGTGGTGGATAAGAGTCTGCGGAGTCAAAATAATTTCTTCCCCTTAAACCTGTCCATCTCAGACTTCTCAGTGGGAAG TTTATATTCCATTCCAGGGGCGTTTTGCATCCCCTTGTACATTCCCTATGTCCTGACTGGCCGATGGGTGTTGCACAAGACTGGCTGTGAATTCTGGCTGGTGATAGATTACCTCCTTTGTACATCTTCAGTGTTTAACATGGTCCTGATAAGTTATGGCAGATTCAACTGTGAGACTAGACCGATGA GTTTCATATCAAGTTCAGCAAGGGAAGAGAAGAAATGCAGCATCAAAATGATGCTGCTTTGGCTCACTGCATTCCTTTTGTATGGCCCAGCAATAACAGCCTGGGAATATATAATTGGCAGGAGCTTTGGGCCTGAGGGAGAGTGTTATGCTGAATTTTACTATAACTGGTACTTTCTGATAACAGTATCAACAGTGGAGTTCTTTGTACCTTTCATCAGTGTCATGTATTTCAACCTAAGCATATCCCTCAAAGTTCAGAAATGAATAAGGACACAGTCAAATAACTTCTGGAACACCACGCAAAGTAAACCATCACTCGAGAACTTAGAAGCAAATTTTGATTCAGCATGCTCCTTAAAA CCATTTTCAAAGAGAAAAATTAAACTAATTTCTCAGAATGTTGTGCAACATTTTAGATTGTCCAGGgacaaacaaattgcaaaatcaCTTGCTGTTATTGTTTGTATTTCTGACATTTGTT GCCCATATACCTTGCTCATGGCTGTCAGGGCAGGATGTCATGGGACCTGCATCGCACTTGATTGGTATGAATCTTCATTCTGGTTTCTGTGGATTAACTCTGCTATTAATCCAATTCTGTATCCTTTATGTCACAAAAGTTTTAAAAGAGCTTTTATAAAACTCTTTTGCCCCA ggaaacaggcccttcagcccaacaagtccacaccaacc